From Planococcus halocryophilus, the proteins below share one genomic window:
- a CDS encoding aldehyde dehydrogenase family protein, with the protein MKKQQMYINGKWIDSIGNEKIETKNPATGEILAEVPRGKKEDVDAAVKAARATFESEEWQSFPPIERGRILHKIAAALRTDAEEIALLETLDTGKPLTQARKDVEASALYFEYYAGMADKIFGETIPVQPGILDYTLREPVGVTAHIVPWNYPLQIISRSTAAAIATGNTVVAKPAEDTPLTAIKLAEIFDATHLPKGVFNLVTGYGFEAGAAISEHPDVDHITFTGSVQTGSAVMMGAAKNVKPVTLELGGKSPNLVFEDCDQEEAVEWVVRSIIQNAGQTCSAGSRLLVQQSIKEEFLEKVVAKMEEIQIGKGVNDLDLGPILNEKQFSRILEFMDVARNEGAKFLTGGERQETAGLENGYFFKPTVIDGLAPDSYVAQEEIFAPVVAAFAFETEQQAIELANGTEYGLVAGIWTKDGARAHRVASKIRAGQIFINNYGAGGGVQMPFGGFKKSGFGREKGLEALRNYTALKNVALKY; encoded by the coding sequence GTGAAAAAACAACAAATGTATATAAACGGAAAATGGATAGATAGCATTGGCAACGAGAAAATTGAAACCAAAAATCCAGCAACTGGAGAAATATTGGCAGAAGTTCCGAGAGGGAAAAAAGAAGACGTTGACGCTGCAGTAAAAGCTGCTCGTGCAACATTTGAGTCAGAAGAATGGCAGTCTTTCCCGCCGATTGAACGAGGAAGAATATTACATAAAATAGCCGCAGCGCTACGCACAGATGCAGAAGAAATTGCGTTGTTAGAAACCCTTGATACAGGAAAACCATTAACGCAAGCGCGTAAAGATGTGGAAGCATCTGCCTTGTATTTTGAATATTACGCAGGAATGGCGGATAAAATTTTTGGTGAAACGATACCAGTTCAACCTGGAATTCTCGATTATACATTACGTGAACCAGTTGGCGTAACAGCTCATATTGTGCCGTGGAATTATCCATTGCAAATCATTTCACGCTCAACTGCAGCTGCGATTGCAACTGGTAATACTGTTGTTGCAAAACCCGCAGAAGATACACCGCTGACGGCGATTAAATTAGCAGAGATATTTGATGCGACCCACTTGCCAAAAGGTGTCTTTAACTTGGTGACGGGTTATGGTTTTGAAGCGGGAGCAGCAATATCTGAACATCCAGATGTTGATCATATTACTTTTACGGGCTCTGTTCAAACCGGTTCTGCTGTAATGATGGGTGCTGCAAAAAACGTTAAGCCGGTAACGCTTGAGCTTGGTGGGAAATCGCCGAACCTGGTCTTTGAAGATTGTGATCAAGAAGAAGCGGTTGAGTGGGTTGTGCGTTCGATTATACAAAATGCCGGACAAACTTGTTCAGCAGGATCTCGTTTATTGGTGCAGCAGTCTATAAAAGAAGAATTTTTGGAAAAAGTGGTTGCGAAAATGGAAGAAATTCAAATTGGGAAAGGTGTAAATGATTTAGATTTAGGACCGATTTTAAATGAAAAACAATTTTCACGCATTCTCGAATTCATGGACGTTGCACGGAATGAAGGAGCAAAATTCTTAACAGGTGGCGAGCGTCAAGAAACAGCAGGGCTCGAAAATGGCTACTTTTTCAAACCGACTGTCATTGATGGACTTGCACCAGATAGTTATGTAGCTCAAGAAGAAATTTTTGCGCCAGTCGTTGCTGCGTTTGCATTTGAAACTGAGCAACAAGCAATTGAATTGGCTAATGGAACGGAGTACGGACTGGTAGCTGGCATTTGGACAAAAGATGGGGCGCGTGCACATCGAGTTGCTAGTAAAATTCGTGCCGGTCAAATCTTCATCAATAATTATGGTGCCGGGGGCGGAGTGCAAATGCCATTCGGAGGATTTAAGAAGAGTGGGTTTGGTCGTGAAAAAGGTCTTGAAGCATTGCGCAATTACACGGCTTTAAAAAATGTCGCGTTGAAATACTAA
- a CDS encoding nicotinate phosphoribosyltransferase, whose amino-acid sequence MDKHYADDSLALHTDLYQINMSEAYWADGMHERKAIFELFFRKLPFGNGYALFAGLERVLDYLKNFKFTDSDLAYLQEQLGYKEDFINYLRTVRFTGDVYAVAEGELVFQNEALIRVEAPLVEAQLIETALLNIVNYQTLIATKASRIKQIVKDERVMEFGTRRAQEMDAAIWGSRAAYIGGLEATSNARAGKKFGIPVAGTHAHSMVQAYKNEYDAFHAYAKRHKNCVFLVDTYDTLKSGVPIAIKVAQELGDKINFQGIRLDSGDIAFLSKEARKMLDAAGFPDVEIVVSNDLDEYTILNLKAQGARVDAWGIGTKLITAYDQPALGAVYKLVAIENDKGELEDTIKISGNTEKVTTPGLKNVYRIIDKENGKSEGDYIAMHDEDPASQERLKMFHPVHTFVSKFVTNFEAVNIHQKVVENGQIIYKNPSVQEMQNYAIQNMDLLWDEYKRSLNPEEYPVDLSQKCWDNKMRNIQEVRDAVHEFTGE is encoded by the coding sequence ATGGATAAGCATTATGCGGATGACAGTTTGGCGCTACATACAGATTTATATCAAATCAATATGTCGGAGGCTTATTGGGCAGATGGGATGCACGAACGGAAAGCGATTTTTGAATTGTTTTTCCGTAAATTACCTTTTGGCAATGGCTATGCTTTATTTGCGGGATTAGAACGCGTTTTAGACTACTTGAAAAACTTCAAATTTACGGACAGTGATTTAGCTTATCTTCAAGAACAACTTGGTTATAAAGAAGATTTCATCAACTATTTGCGAACTGTTCGGTTTACAGGGGATGTTTACGCGGTAGCGGAAGGTGAGCTTGTTTTTCAAAACGAAGCATTAATCCGTGTGGAAGCTCCGCTTGTAGAAGCCCAATTAATCGAAACTGCACTTTTGAACATCGTTAATTACCAAACCTTAATCGCTACTAAAGCTAGTCGTATTAAGCAAATTGTAAAAGACGAACGTGTTATGGAATTCGGGACGCGACGTGCTCAAGAAATGGACGCAGCTATTTGGGGATCGCGCGCAGCCTATATTGGTGGACTTGAAGCAACTAGTAATGCACGTGCCGGCAAAAAATTTGGGATTCCTGTAGCTGGAACACATGCGCATTCAATGGTGCAAGCTTATAAAAATGAGTATGACGCATTTCATGCTTATGCAAAACGCCATAAAAACTGTGTCTTTTTGGTAGATACATACGATACATTAAAATCTGGAGTGCCGATTGCGATAAAAGTAGCCCAAGAATTAGGCGATAAAATCAACTTCCAAGGGATTCGACTAGACAGTGGAGATATTGCCTTTCTATCAAAAGAAGCACGAAAAATGTTGGATGCTGCAGGTTTCCCAGATGTAGAAATAGTAGTTTCCAATGATTTAGATGAATACACAATTTTAAACTTGAAAGCCCAAGGAGCTCGCGTCGATGCGTGGGGTATTGGAACAAAGCTAATTACGGCTTACGATCAGCCGGCTTTAGGCGCAGTTTATAAATTGGTGGCAATCGAAAATGACAAAGGCGAACTAGAAGATACCATTAAAATTTCAGGGAATACAGAAAAAGTCACGACACCCGGGCTGAAAAATGTGTACCGAATTATTGATAAAGAAAACGGGAAATCAGAAGGTGATTATATCGCGATGCATGATGAAGATCCTGCTTCACAAGAACGTTTAAAAATGTTCCATCCGGTTCATACCTTTGTATCGAAATTTGTCACGAATTTCGAAGCAGTAAATATCCATCAAAAAGTTGTTGAAAATGGCCAAATTATTTATAAAAACCCAAGTGTCCAAGAAATGCAGAACTACGCCATTCAAAACATGGACTTATTATGGGATGAATACAAACGCTCTTTAAATCCTGAAGAATACCCAGTCGATTTAAGCCAAAAATGCTGGGATAACAAAATGCGCAATATTCAAGAAGTTCGCGATGCCGTTCACGAATTTACTGGAGAATAA
- the nadE gene encoding ammonia-dependent NAD(+) synthetase, translated as MSTLQQQIIEELKVKPIIEPKEEIEQTIQFLKDYLKRHSFLKGYVLGISGGQDSTLLGKLTQMAIDQLNEESGSNDYGFYAVRLPYGVQLDEHDAKDALNFIQPTKLYTVNIKGAVDASELALKEAGIQLSDFAKGNEKARERMKAQYSIAAMHSAAVLGTDHAAEAITGFYTKFGDGAADLTPLFRLNKRQGKEMLQELGSPEHLYLKVPTADLEEDKPALPDEVALGVTYNQIDDYLEGKKIPADAQGKIEGHYLRTQHKRHLPVTVFDDFWK; from the coding sequence ATGTCTACTCTACAACAGCAAATTATTGAAGAGTTAAAAGTAAAGCCTATCATCGAACCTAAAGAAGAAATTGAACAGACAATCCAGTTTTTAAAAGATTACTTAAAGCGCCATTCTTTCCTTAAAGGGTATGTGCTCGGAATTTCAGGTGGCCAAGATTCGACATTGCTTGGCAAGTTGACACAGATGGCAATCGATCAATTAAATGAAGAATCGGGAAGTAACGATTACGGATTTTATGCAGTGCGCTTGCCTTACGGTGTTCAGCTTGATGAGCATGATGCCAAAGATGCTTTGAATTTTATCCAACCGACTAAACTTTATACGGTTAATATAAAAGGGGCTGTTGATGCTAGTGAACTGGCATTAAAAGAAGCTGGTATTCAATTATCCGATTTTGCAAAAGGTAACGAAAAAGCGCGGGAACGGATGAAAGCTCAATATTCGATTGCAGCCATGCATAGTGCGGCCGTACTTGGAACTGATCATGCAGCAGAAGCCATAACGGGTTTTTATACGAAATTCGGTGATGGGGCAGCTGATTTGACACCGTTATTCAGGTTGAATAAGCGCCAAGGAAAAGAAATGTTACAAGAACTTGGTAGCCCAGAGCATCTTTACTTGAAAGTTCCTACAGCAGATTTAGAAGAAGACAAGCCAGCACTTCCTGATGAAGTGGCATTAGGGGTAACTTATAATCAAATCGACGACTATTTAGAAGGTAAGAAAATCCCGGCAGATGCACAGGGGAAAATTGAAGGTCATTATTTAAGAACACAACATAAGCGTCATTTACCTGTTACGGTATTCGACGATTTTTGGAAATAA
- a CDS encoding AAA family ATPase yields the protein MNAKERLEKVIDNIEKVIIGKRDIAELCIVAMLSHGHVLLEDVPGVGKTMLVRALAKSVGADFKRIQFTPDLLPSDVIGVSIYNPKDMEFHFRPGPIMGNIILADEINRTSPKTQSSLLEAMEEASVTIDGVTMQIPKPFFVMATQNPIEYEGTYPLPEAQLDRFLLKIKMGYPTSKEEMEVLNRAQVAAPIEELTSVISLEELLELQSQVRTIKVDETIQSYIVDLSRQTRQDAYVYLGVSPRGSIALMKASQAYALLKGRDYVTPDDVQYLAKFVFGHRIMLRSEARYDGITVEEITERILAKTHVPVKRLVGK from the coding sequence ATGAATGCTAAAGAGCGGTTGGAAAAAGTAATAGATAATATTGAGAAAGTGATTATAGGGAAGCGTGATATTGCAGAACTTTGTATTGTTGCAATGCTGTCTCATGGCCATGTTTTATTAGAAGACGTTCCAGGTGTTGGTAAAACGATGTTGGTTCGCGCTTTAGCAAAATCGGTGGGAGCTGATTTTAAACGGATTCAATTTACACCTGACTTATTGCCATCAGATGTTATTGGTGTGTCTATTTACAATCCGAAAGACATGGAATTCCATTTTCGACCGGGTCCCATTATGGGCAATATTATTTTAGCAGATGAAATAAACCGGACCTCACCGAAAACACAATCCTCTCTTTTAGAAGCAATGGAAGAAGCTTCTGTCACGATTGATGGAGTAACAATGCAAATCCCAAAACCTTTCTTTGTCATGGCTACACAAAATCCAATCGAATATGAAGGTACTTATCCTCTTCCTGAAGCGCAACTTGACCGCTTTTTATTGAAAATTAAAATGGGCTATCCGACATCGAAAGAAGAAATGGAAGTTTTAAACCGTGCGCAAGTTGCAGCACCAATCGAAGAATTAACTTCCGTCATATCACTCGAAGAGCTATTAGAACTTCAGAGTCAAGTGCGGACGATTAAAGTAGATGAAACCATTCAGAGTTATATCGTAGATTTGTCTCGTCAAACTCGTCAAGATGCTTATGTGTATTTGGGGGTAAGTCCACGAGGGTCTATTGCATTGATGAAGGCATCTCAAGCTTATGCTTTATTAAAAGGACGAGATTATGTAACGCCGGACGATGTTCAATATTTAGCGAAATTTGTTTTCGGACATCGTATTATGTTGCGGTCAGAGGCTCGTTACGATGGAATAACGGTAGAAGAAATTACAGAACGCATCTTGGCGAAAACCCATGTACCTGTAAAAAGGCTTGTTGGTAAATGA
- a CDS encoding DUF58 domain-containing protein codes for MKQLKNNTILWGRIIVVLFLLFLTFSFAMFQGGFVSWFIFYMSLPFIVYSMLLAFYPLQKIEVSRKVHTTQVRKGGDFSATVTIYRKNPFPLLYTVLSEQTHSPSLNKIIANLRPKMIVPGFRKSYSWSYTLENMPRGEHVLEGVYLEISDFFGWVKKSRLLPVQQTILVYPNTVEIAYRPIESRYDHGSMAAPFTLVKDTTMASGVRDYQPGDRVSWIHWKSYARTQTLRTKEFEDRQSQDLFLLDDRRVSEKFELQVELIASILKSVVRANSSLAYLSIGQKHNYFPVVQTEEHLQRVMYHLAKVQSDLDKPVDQVVGRELQKMNTSSLLYVTSQLSIEMIQSIQRNAKNLSNCMCLVVTSKGEALLEEDEQVHQFARSKGFVVKRVSPENFATVFTEVSLQ; via the coding sequence ATGAAGCAACTGAAAAATAATACCATTTTATGGGGGCGCATCATAGTAGTGCTTTTTCTTCTATTTTTAACTTTTTCTTTTGCTATGTTTCAAGGAGGATTTGTTAGCTGGTTTATCTTTTATATGTCTTTACCGTTTATCGTGTATTCCATGCTGTTAGCATTTTATCCTTTACAGAAAATCGAGGTCTCTCGAAAAGTTCATACGACTCAAGTCCGTAAAGGTGGGGACTTTTCAGCGACAGTCACCATTTATCGGAAAAATCCTTTTCCGCTCCTATATACCGTATTAAGTGAACAAACCCATTCTCCATCTTTGAATAAAATCATCGCAAATCTACGCCCGAAAATGATTGTTCCGGGATTCCGGAAATCTTATTCTTGGTCTTATACTCTTGAGAATATGCCTAGGGGAGAGCATGTATTAGAAGGGGTTTACTTAGAAATTTCGGATTTTTTTGGATGGGTAAAAAAAAGTCGGTTACTACCAGTTCAACAAACAATTTTAGTTTATCCAAATACAGTAGAAATTGCATACCGTCCCATAGAATCACGTTATGATCATGGGTCAATGGCTGCTCCTTTTACTTTAGTAAAAGATACAACAATGGCAAGCGGAGTTCGTGATTACCAACCTGGGGACCGAGTGTCATGGATTCACTGGAAATCCTATGCGCGTACGCAAACATTACGCACGAAAGAATTTGAAGATCGGCAGTCCCAAGACCTTTTTTTACTAGACGATCGAAGAGTGTCAGAGAAATTCGAATTGCAAGTAGAGCTAATAGCTTCTATATTGAAATCGGTTGTTCGAGCTAATTCAAGCTTAGCTTATTTATCAATTGGTCAAAAACACAATTATTTTCCGGTCGTTCAAACTGAAGAGCATTTACAGCGGGTTATGTATCATTTAGCGAAAGTGCAAAGCGACTTGGACAAGCCGGTAGACCAAGTGGTTGGACGTGAACTTCAAAAAATGAATACGTCAAGCTTATTATATGTAACGAGTCAACTTTCAATAGAAATGATTCAATCTATTCAAAGAAATGCTAAAAATTTAAGCAATTGCATGTGTTTAGTTGTTACGAGTAAAGGTGAAGCTTTACTTGAAGAAGATGAACAAGTACATCAATTTGCTCGTTCAAAAGGATTTGTTGTAAAACGCGTGAGTCCTGAGAACTTTGCGACTGTGTTTACGGAGGTGAGCCTGCAATGA
- a CDS encoding DUF4129 domain-containing transglutaminase family protein, translating to MTSIRKNKFFMAILYILVFFMLAEWLTPVIVLTETGHRALFLIFIAVGLLMAFLRVPWWFSGPIKVLYILWFVVYVYTENVFFTGEAIQFLQSNFSMNFSALISQNWEQTTDVFRTMLFFVLLWMAIYLIHYWVSFRSSIFLFYVLTVVFIAVLDTFSPYSGETAIVRIMIIGLLLAGLLYLVRWMERHQISEHADKVALFAVPLVLGIAVSTAFALYLPKSEPIWPDPVPFITSFSGQGGPGSGGNVGRIGYGVDDSRLGGSFIGDDTPVFRADVSTGQYWKVESKDTYTTKGWELTENVGESVVYRNNETVDTEFISGEEVETTVVSMEQEFPFVLYPYGTESFSMEESPNYQYSSADQRFETYQNGEELEPEEYEVSFGEPSYSLKTLRETSGEALEELPIEFDRYVQLPDELPERVRDLAIEITANSETVYDQALAIESYFNTSGFTYSQTDIPVPGADQDYVDQFLFETKRGYCDNFSTSMVVLLRSLDIPARWVKGFNEGELIDSQGETDVYEITNNNAHSWVEAYMPGVGWMLFEPTIGFTGSSSIDFDLELDPTDPEQPDPQERPETQEPENAGEEEAVANSQTAFWNRLTDFISTNRWKLIWTIIALGVIGTILFKIRHRWMPKFLISYYRLRGQESVQFEKAYLRLLKQLELYGINRKPGQTLKSYAAYIDSFFGTREMSELTRAYEKMIYGGDDQSIDWQELKESWENLINRTSG from the coding sequence ATGACTTCCATTAGAAAAAACAAGTTTTTTATGGCCATCTTATATATACTAGTTTTCTTTATGTTAGCAGAATGGTTGACGCCAGTTATTGTGTTGACTGAAACAGGTCATCGAGCTTTGTTTTTGATTTTTATTGCAGTTGGATTATTAATGGCCTTTCTGAGAGTTCCTTGGTGGTTTTCAGGGCCTATAAAAGTTTTGTATATTTTATGGTTTGTTGTTTATGTCTATACAGAAAATGTGTTTTTTACAGGAGAAGCTATACAGTTTCTCCAATCTAATTTCAGTATGAATTTTTCAGCTTTGATTAGCCAAAATTGGGAACAAACAACCGACGTTTTCCGAACAATGTTGTTTTTTGTATTGTTATGGATGGCCATTTACTTGATTCATTACTGGGTAAGTTTCAGATCTAGCATTTTTTTGTTCTATGTATTGACGGTAGTTTTTATCGCGGTATTAGATACATTCAGTCCGTATTCAGGAGAAACAGCTATTGTTCGAATCATGATAATTGGTCTTCTTCTGGCAGGGCTATTGTATTTGGTGCGGTGGATGGAAAGGCACCAAATTTCAGAGCACGCCGATAAAGTAGCTTTATTTGCAGTACCCCTTGTTTTAGGGATTGCTGTTTCGACGGCGTTTGCATTATATTTGCCGAAATCAGAACCCATTTGGCCAGACCCAGTACCATTCATAACTTCTTTCTCAGGACAAGGTGGTCCCGGAAGTGGGGGCAATGTAGGGAGAATTGGATACGGAGTAGACGATTCACGTCTAGGAGGTTCGTTTATTGGGGATGATACACCGGTTTTTCGCGCAGATGTATCAACTGGACAATATTGGAAAGTTGAATCGAAAGATACTTATACGACAAAAGGGTGGGAACTGACAGAGAATGTAGGTGAGTCCGTCGTTTACAGAAACAATGAAACTGTAGATACGGAGTTTATCTCAGGAGAAGAAGTGGAGACTACGGTCGTCTCGATGGAACAAGAATTTCCTTTTGTTCTCTATCCTTACGGAACCGAATCTTTTTCGATGGAAGAATCTCCAAATTATCAATATAGCTCAGCAGATCAGCGCTTTGAAACTTACCAAAATGGAGAAGAACTGGAACCTGAAGAGTATGAAGTATCTTTTGGTGAACCTAGTTATAGTTTGAAAACATTGCGAGAAACAAGTGGAGAAGCTTTAGAAGAACTGCCTATTGAGTTTGATCGCTATGTGCAATTGCCGGATGAACTTCCTGAAAGAGTTCGTGACTTAGCTATTGAAATAACCGCAAATAGTGAGACAGTTTATGATCAAGCATTGGCTATTGAGAGTTATTTCAATACCTCTGGATTTACCTATAGTCAAACGGATATTCCAGTTCCTGGAGCGGATCAAGATTATGTAGATCAGTTTTTATTCGAGACCAAGAGAGGGTATTGTGATAATTTTTCGACCTCTATGGTTGTATTATTACGCTCACTTGATATACCAGCTCGTTGGGTTAAAGGATTTAATGAAGGTGAATTAATCGATTCGCAAGGAGAAACTGATGTCTACGAAATAACAAACAATAATGCGCATTCGTGGGTAGAAGCTTATATGCCAGGCGTGGGGTGGATGCTATTTGAACCAACTATTGGTTTTACAGGTTCATCATCTATTGATTTTGATTTGGAGTTAGATCCAACGGACCCGGAGCAACCCGATCCTCAAGAACGTCCAGAAACGCAAGAACCGGAAAATGCAGGTGAAGAAGAAGCGGTGGCAAATTCACAAACTGCTTTTTGGAACCGTCTTACGGATTTCATTTCAACTAATCGTTGGAAACTGATTTGGACAATTATTGCATTGGGTGTTATAGGAACTATTCTTTTCAAAATTCGTCACAGGTGGATGCCGAAATTCCTTATTTCTTATTATCGATTACGTGGTCAAGAATCGGTTCAATTTGAAAAAGCCTACTTAAGGTTACTGAAACAACTAGAATTATACGGCATCAATCGAAAGCCAGGTCAAACACTGAAATCATACGCAGCTTACATTGATTCATTTTTTGGTACACGAGAAATGTCTGAGCTGACTCGTGCGTATGAAAAAATGATTTACGGCGGGGATGACCAATCCATTGACTGGCAAGAGTTGAAGGAAAGTTGGGAAAACTTAATCAATAGAACAAGCGGTTGA
- the guaA gene encoding glutamine-hydrolyzing GMP synthase: MLKEQKKIVVLDFGSQYNQLITRRIREIGVYSELHPHTITAEEIKEMNATGIIFSGGPNSVYDENAFSIDDAIFEMGLPILGICYGMQLMALHLKGKVEKAQNREYGKAELKLTKESKIFKDLPEEQIVWMSHGDLVTAAPPGFDVIGTSASCPIASMADESRGFYGVQFHPEVRHSIYGNDLLRKFVYDVCGMQDDWSMENYIELEIEKIREEVGDKKVLCALSGGVDSSVVAVLIHKAIGDQLTCMFVDHGLLRKGEAESVMKTFADGFNMNVIKIDARDRFMSKLEGVTDPEKKRKIIGNEFIYVFDDEASKLEGMDFLAQGTLYTDIIESGTTTAQTIKSHHNVGGLPDDMQFKLIEPLNTLFKDEVRVLGTELGMPEEIVWRQPFPGPGLGIRIMGAVTEEKLEIVRESDWILRDEISKAGLDRDIWQYFTVLPDLRSVGVMGDARTYDYAIGIRAVTSIDGMTSDWARIPWEVLEKISVRLVNEVDNINRVLYDITSKPPATIEWE; this comes from the coding sequence ATGTTAAAAGAGCAGAAAAAAATCGTCGTTTTGGATTTCGGAAGTCAATACAATCAGTTGATTACGCGCCGCATCCGCGAAATTGGTGTATATAGTGAGCTTCACCCGCACACAATCACAGCTGAAGAAATCAAAGAAATGAACGCTACGGGAATTATTTTCTCAGGTGGTCCAAACTCTGTTTACGATGAAAATGCATTTTCAATCGATGATGCCATTTTTGAAATGGGCTTACCGATTTTAGGAATTTGCTATGGCATGCAATTAATGGCGTTGCACTTAAAAGGGAAAGTAGAAAAAGCTCAAAATCGTGAGTACGGAAAAGCGGAATTGAAGCTAACTAAAGAAAGCAAAATCTTTAAAGACCTTCCTGAAGAACAAATCGTTTGGATGAGCCACGGTGATTTAGTTACAGCCGCGCCTCCGGGGTTTGATGTTATCGGAACAAGCGCAAGCTGCCCGATTGCTTCTATGGCAGATGAAAGTCGCGGGTTTTACGGCGTTCAATTTCATCCAGAAGTACGTCATTCGATTTATGGTAATGATTTATTGCGCAAATTCGTTTATGACGTTTGTGGAATGCAAGATGACTGGTCAATGGAAAACTATATTGAATTAGAAATCGAAAAAATCCGTGAAGAAGTTGGCGACAAAAAAGTCCTTTGCGCACTTAGTGGTGGAGTAGATTCTTCAGTCGTTGCAGTATTAATCCATAAAGCAATTGGCGATCAATTGACTTGTATGTTCGTTGATCACGGCCTTCTTCGTAAAGGTGAAGCAGAAAGCGTGATGAAAACTTTTGCTGACGGATTCAACATGAACGTTATCAAAATCGATGCACGCGATCGTTTCATGAGTAAACTTGAAGGTGTTACAGATCCAGAGAAAAAACGTAAAATTATCGGGAACGAATTTATCTATGTATTCGATGATGAAGCTTCAAAACTTGAAGGTATGGACTTCCTAGCACAAGGAACGCTTTACACTGACATCATTGAAAGTGGAACAACAACTGCTCAAACGATTAAATCTCATCACAACGTTGGTGGATTACCGGATGACATGCAGTTTAAATTGATCGAACCGTTAAATACATTATTCAAAGACGAAGTACGTGTTCTTGGTACTGAGCTTGGCATGCCTGAAGAAATCGTTTGGCGTCAGCCGTTCCCAGGTCCAGGGCTTGGTATTCGTATTATGGGAGCAGTAACGGAAGAGAAATTAGAAATCGTCCGTGAATCTGATTGGATTTTGCGCGATGAAATTAGCAAAGCGGGTCTTGATCGTGATATTTGGCAATACTTCACTGTGTTACCGGATCTTCGTAGTGTAGGAGTAATGGGCGATGCCCGTACTTACGATTACGCAATCGGTATTCGTGCAGTAACGTCAATTGACGGTATGACTTCTGACTGGGCTCGTATTCCTTGGGAAGTTCTAGAGAAAATCAGTGTCCGTTTAGTTAACGAAGTTGATAACATCAACCGCGTGCTGTATGACATTACGAGCAAGCCACCAGCAACGATTGAATGGGAATAA